CTGGTTTGGAGCAGTTACCATCACACTAAATTCCAAACTTCTTGGTGGAAACATGTGGGTATCCTgtgaactgttttcctgtttactAGGTAGCACATGGTAGATTTTAGAAAGACAGTACTgtttcgctttttttttttttttaagaaaaattgacTTAAGAACCAAATAAAAAGTTCTCTTAAAACCCAATTGAAATAAGTTTTGAAGTTCACTGATAAACTTcaaattttctctttaaattttgaaCTTGTAGGCAAAATTATTCTAAGAAGAGACatacttttgggggtggggtggggaaccaATGGTACAACACATTCTCAAATTGATCTCTTAACTAGAATAGATTTAGAGGGTCAATGGGATACCTCTAGGAATTAGAGTagattatttgatattagaaaattGACTCTTAAGGGGCCTAAGATGGGAACAGGAAGAGTATAGAGAAAGTGAAAGTATATGATACAGGAGACTAGGGTAAAGGTATAGATAGGACAGCAGGAAGGGGGCAGTAGTGCATAAAGTGTAAGACATCTGTACAATAAGCTATCTTGATACTATTCAACAACACTTATGATTATGGATGTGTGTTTgtagttctttttttcagagtctCTGTGTATTAGGATACTGTGTACTTCCTTTGAACATTGCAATGCTGATCTGCCGCCTCCTGCTTTTGGCAGGGCAGGGACCAATAAACTTCATGATTCGACTTTTTGTCGTGTTGGTGATGTTCGCTTGGTCTGTGATAGGTGAGTAACAGAACAAAAGCAACCAAGATGAAACCATGGGTTAAAGATAAAGAGCCGATTATGAACAATGAAATTTTGCTGTGTATGGATATAAAATCCTCTGTTCtaagttaaatattaaatataaggctgtCCGTGTTTTGTGAGCTGGCTATCTGAACTTCTAAGCTACTTTGGAGACTAAGGTAagaagattgcaagttcaaggccaacctggacacttagcaaaaccctgtcttaaaaggaaAATTTTACAGCAAGGCTGGGAATATAGTGGTCTTCATAGTACAGCGCTTACGTAGCATTCGTGGGCCCTGGCCTAAACCTCTGTaccaaagaataaaacaaaataaacatgagGATGTATATAAGCACATTTTTGGGACAGAATCTCTGTCactcagattggccttgaactcatgatcttcctgcctttgcctcccaatttGTTGGGATTACTGCACCACTCTGTCCAGCATATGAGGTATTCTTACTGAGTAAGAAGATGAACAGGCTTTTATTGGATGGATAGAATGATAGCACTTTAAAGAAAGCTGATAGGTTGCAGGCTTGTAGTCCGACTGGAGAGGTCACAGCAGGAGCattatgagttcaaagtcaactttggCTACATGGTATGTTAAAGCCAGTGGATGAAGCATCAAGACCTTGTTTGAAAAAGGAATGCCAATATCGGCAGTAATAAACAGTCCCTTCTCCCCAACTAACtcacaacaacaaaagaagcagTATGAGACATTTAGCATAGGAACAATTGACCTTACTCCTATTTAAGCCTGCTAAGCATCATTCACTGTCTTTGTAGAATAGGTTAAGAAACTGCTTAAGAAGGATTTGTTTCCAAAGTAGCCAAAACCTTTTGAAGCATTAGTATATGAAAGAAGATGCCTTAGGCTGTTGAAGATGACAGATAAGTGAACTCTGCTTATATGTGTTGTTACAGATGGAACCTAGGACCTTGtccatgctaagcaagtgctctaccaccgagccacATGCTCCTTCCCTACAACTGAACTTGTATTATTCTCTGAGGAGCCACAAATAAAACTGAACATTTAATGTACTTCTATAATCTAAATTATGCCAATCACACTGGAGTTCAGTAAATATTAGTAGTTCTGATAAGATGACTATACTAactattcctttttgttttctttagcatCTACAGCATTCCTTGCTGACTGCCAGCCTCCAAACCGAAAAGCCCTGGCAGTGTATCCCGTCTTTTTATTCTACTTTGTTGTCAGTTGGATGATACTCACATTCACTCCATAAATCCGGATACACACATTCAATACCAATGAACTGCAAGCCCACCTGAGAAAGATAATGGTTACCAAGACAACTTCCCCTACTCTCGTTCAATTGTTGGGGTATTAAAGGGGAGCCACATACCACTGTTGTCATTTATATAGAAACTGATATTCGCAAGGCTGTCCTTTTCCTCTTAATATTACTATTTTCAAATACTTGTACATACCATGCATAGTAATGCCTCCTTAAGGCATGATGAAGCTATTTGTGTGACAACCAGTGACTTGAGCAAGCGGATCCACTCTACAAATTACAAAAGAGTTGGTGACCATCTTCAGCTTAGAGAATATTTGTTCAGGTGCAGCTCTTAAACACATTGCCTTATGACTATTAGAATATGCCTCTTTTCATAAATAACATTCTGtatccatttattttcttctcaccCCCAAACTGGAGAAGGTAACAACAAGAGGTTAGGAACAAGGTTTGTAGATGTGGGAAGAAAAACCATGTTAACCAATTTTCAGATTTTGATCAGAGGTACTGCTATActtggtttttcatttgtttttaagcaAATAACATCTAAAGAATcaacttttaaagtattttcgTATAGTTACCTTTCTGTCATGTGTAACAGTACCTCAGCTAACATTctagtttttaatctttcataCAATGACAGCAGTCAAACATGCAACTTCTCTTTGACTGGCGTTCTTGATGGTTTAATGTTTGAGCTTTTCTAAGTAGTAGAAGACCTCAGAAATCTAGGTTTATGGTTTGTAATGCATATTGTCATGTGGACACCTTCCTTTAAGGCATAGCTTATATATTGGATATCTAAAAGAGCCTATTTTGTATGACCCAGCCTCACACTAGAAAGGAAAGCTACATCAGAAGCATGCATTTAACCAAGTGGACATAGAGATCTAGTGTTCTGAAGGCCGGATAATGGAAGGATGCTTACACACATGATGAAGGGTTAGTTATGTTTACAGCCGCTGCCTTTCCATAGTGGGCTCAgcacagtttgtttgttttcattatatATTATGGAGGGGTTTTTTTTGGATAGAAGGCTAAGGAATAgcaatttgttttatgtgttttagatTTTTTGTAAAGGTAATTAGCTTCCCTTTAGATATGTACATTTTGCACATGTGCATCTACCTATACTCTCAGATATTTATGCGCAAGAGTGAAGGCTTTTCAGGGAACAAAACATCTAAGGCAGGCTGATTTTCAGCTAAAGAGGACTCCTGTAAGGTAGTAAGAACTGATACCTTCTATATGGTTCACACTGAAGAATGCTAATTGATGACTAGGAGTCAGAAGACATTCGTTGTAAATATGCAGTAACCTGTAAAGATAGCAATTTCTTATTCCATGTGTTTTATCctagaatttaaatatttattgatttttgtatttaaagactaccttcatataaatatatgattCTAAAACCATAATTTTTCTCCTTCTCAGAGTAACCAAGTGAGCGACACTAGGCCAAATGGGTTCATGGGATGAGTTACAAAGCATTACTGAGTTTATCCTCTGTCCTGACGTTGTCTAATTGTTTAGGAGTATATATTTGAGTTCATTgtaatttatcttttaaattacaAATTGTGAAGATAAATCTGTGCTTCAAtcttaaaaactttaaaactaaCCCTAGTATTTGAAATTTGTCATAAAATAGCATTTCTTTCTAGTATCTGAGAAGTTTAAACATCCCATTCAAATATATTTCCTAAGTTGTTTTGTAATCTGCCCAAGtaattataataatgaaataatcataCTTCTCAAATTTAGTCTTTGCTGGATTTTACTCAGGTGAACCATTTACTCTGAAATTCCTAAGGCCACAAACCCTAAGGGTTTTGGAGGGTTAAACACATTGGGTATGAGGCAGCTTGATGCCTGTGTGTTAATCTGTTGCTCTTGGGTGAGTTAATGAATGGTTTTTCTACAGCTTAAAATGGGAATGTAGGACCGAGGCTGTAGTTCAGTGATAGAGCATTAGCCTGGCATGCACAGTACTCTGGGCTCAATCGTTGCCATTGCCAAAAAAGGTGGATAAACTGGAGGCCTAATTACTTTTTCCTGGAATTAAATGAT
The window above is part of the Rattus norvegicus strain BN/NHsdMcwi chromosome X, GRCr8, whole genome shotgun sequence genome. Proteins encoded here:
- the Yipf6 gene encoding protein YIPF6 isoform X2 produces the protein MRDLKAVGRKFMHVLYPRKSNTLLRDWDLWGPLILCVSLALMLQKSSVEGKRDGGSPEFAEVFVIIWFGAVTITLNSKLLGGNISFFQSLCVLGYCVLPLNIAMLICRLLLLAGQGPINFMIRLFVVLVMFAWSVIASTAFLADCQPPNRKALAVYPVFLFYFVVSWMILTFTP